CTTCCGCCTGCATCGGCGGCGGCCAGGGCGTGGCTATGGTGGTGCGCAAACTGTAAGATGCTCTTTTCTGATGCCGTCTTTGTGACGGCATCAGAATAAAAATTGTTTCGGTTCCCCCACAGAAGGAGAAAACAATAGTGAGAAAGTTTCTGCAGGCAATGACCAATGTGTTTATTAGCTTAGTCCAGCGCTGGCTTCCCCGCCCATTTACCCTTTCCATTATCCTCAGCGGACTTGTCGGCGTGCTGGGGATGATGATTTGCGGCAAGTCCGCAGCTGATATGGTAAATTACTGGGGTAAGGGCTTTTTTGGACTGTTCCCCTTTACTATGCAGATGGTGCTGATCGTCGTAACAGGGCACGCACTGGCAAGCGCGCCGGTTGTGCAGAGTATGCTTGGCGCTCTCGCCTCCGTACCGCGCGGGCCAAAATCTGCAATCTTCATTGTCGGTTTTATTTCCTGCCTTGTCAGTTATATCAACTGGGGTTTCGGACTGGTGATTGGAGCTCTTATCGCCAAGGAAGTGGCAATCAAGAAACGCGGCATGGGCATCCATTATCCGCTTATGATCGCTGCGGTCTACGGCGGCAATGTGCTTCGCGGCCCCTCATCGGCAATCCCCCTGTCGATCGCGACACCTGGACATTTCCTGGAGAAAGTGTGCGGCATCATCCCTGTTTCCGATACGTTGTTCAGCAGCTGGAACATGTTTATTACGGTAGTGCTGTTTTTCATCATCCCCGGGCTGTGTGCCCTGTTGTCTCCGAGCAAAAATGACAAGTATCCGCCTGTGGAACTCGATTCCGCCATCATTGAGGCAGAGTTAAAACGCCAGGAAAAAGAGCGGGCTGGGCGTATCAAGAAAGCGGACAGAAGTCCGGCCGAACGTCTTGATAATAGTGTCATTATCATGATTCTTCTTGTCGCTGCAGGCTTCTGGTATCTGTATAATTTCTTTGCCGGCCAGCAGAAATTCAATCTCAACCTGAATACCATCAACTTTGCGTTCATGATGCTCGGACTGCTGGTGCACGGTTCGCCCGCGAGATATTCCGAAGCAGTCGGCGAAGCGGTGAAAAGCGTCGGCGGCATCATCCTGCAGTTCCCGTTTTATGCGGGCATGATGGGAATGATGAGAGATTCCGGTCTGACAGTAGCGATCGCCAATTTCTTTGTGAGTATCTCTTCGGCTAAGACGCTTCCGTTATTTACGTTCTGGAGCGGCGGTCTGATCAACGTCTTTATCCCGTCCGGCGGCGGTCAATGGGCTGTTCAGGGGCCGATCATGATGGAGGCGGCACGGGCACTGAACGCCGACGGAGCAAAAGTCGCGATGGCTCTGTGCTGGGGAGACAGCTGGACGAACCAGATTCAGCCGTTCTGGGCTTTGACAATCCTTGCCATTGCGGGATTGGGCGTACGGGATATCATGGGATATTGCTTGTCGATCGCATTGTTGGTAGGAATTTTTATCTCGGCGGCTTTTATTCTGTTATAGCTATAGATTTAACGATTGTTATACTATTTCTTAATTAAAATACCGAACACAGAGGCGCTGCGAGGGAGATTCACAAAGCGAGGTGCGCAGACTGCGCAGCAGTCGAAGTAGCTCTGAGCGGCTGAACTCCCTCGCAGCGCCTTGCAAATTATGTTAGTGCTTTTTATCGAGAAATAGTATGATATTGTCATCTCTTTTAGGTGAAGATTTCCGGCCGGTTCTTATCTGGAAAAATTACTGGTACAGCTTAAACGTTTCGCTTCCCTGTCCCGTTGTTCTCAGTTCCTCCATGACTTCCCGCCAAATGTAAAAGCGGTGGCTCGCGCCGATCGTCCAGTCGCATCCGCCGGAGACGATGAGGTCCCGCCCCGCCTGCTCCGTCGCGCGGCGGATTTTTTCCAGCAGGCGGGTTTTGATTTCTTCGCGGGACGCGCCCGCGAGGTCTCGGAAACGATCCAGACCGCCAACGAGGATCTTTTCGGTTGCCGCTCTGACGTCGGCCAGCGAAGGATTGCCCGGCTGCCGGTCGTCCCAGTTGAAGGCGTCGACGGGATAGTCAAGCACCCAGTCCATGCGGAGTTTGCCGACGCCGCACACGTGGAGGATGTTGAACAGCGAGTCCTTGCGCACGGAATCCAGGATCCGAAGGTCGTACCTTTTCTCGAAATCTTCGAAAACGGTTCGGTCGGTCCACAGATCCCTGGCGTACTCGGTACAGTAGAAAAATCCCGAAACGCCGTCGGACAGCAGCGCCTCCATGTATCGTTGGTTGAGCTCCGCAAAGCGGTCAAGCGCGGGGCGAACGTGGCGTTCATGACCCGTCAGATATCGTTCCAAAAGCGGGATATAGGAACCGAACTGATCCATATCCTCGCTCCGCAGCGACGAGTACGCGATCCACATGGCGGGAGTGAAGATGGTCGCGAGGACGGGGACCGTGCCTTGATAATGCCCGATCACGCGGCGGATCGCTTCCCTCTCCCGCGCCAGGCTGCCGGCGTTCACGTCCGGAAATGCGATGGTCCCCCAGTCTTTCGGAGAAGGGACAAGCAGCCGGTTCGAACGTGTGACGCACTGGTCGTAGCGCTCTGGGGCATTCAGAAGAATCCCCATGTCCTCCAGCAGGTAATAGGGGTTTGACATGATTTTGATGAAGTCGAAATCGTTGGCGTCTTGAAAGTCAATCGTCGCCTTGGCAAAATCTTTGGCGTTTCGGTCGCAGAAGTTCATTACGTGTCCCCACGCGGAAAAGAGCGGGCGATCCAACGATTTTCCGTGCAGCAGATTTTGCAGCCGTTCCGTATGTGTTGCCGGAGCGTCGTCAGTCGAGCTCTTCACAGCGTTCACCGCCTCCCGTTCCCCGATAGTATTGCAGGAACTGACGCGTTCGCGCGTCTTCCGGACAATGAAAAAGTTTCTTCGGAGGCGCGTCTTCCACGATGATCCCGTCGTCCATATAAAGAACTCTGTCCGCCACGTCGCGTGCAAACTGCATCTCGTGAGTGACGATCAGCATGGCGACGCTGTGCTTCATGGCGAGGCGTTTGATGACGGCGAGGACTTCTTCCACCAAACAGGGATCCAGAGCGGAGGTCGGCTCGTCGAAGAGCATCACTTTCGTGCCCAGCGCCATTGCCCGTCCGATGGCGGCCCGCTGCTGCTGACCGCCGGAGAGCGTCGAGGGATAGCTGTCCCTCTTGCCGCTTAGGCCGACCTGGCCCAGAACGTCTTCCGCGCGCCGGATCGCCTGATCGCGGCCGAGCTTCTGAACGACCTTCAGCGCCAGCGTGATATTTTGCAGGACCGTCATGTTGCTGAACAAATTGAAGTTTTGGAAAATCATGGCGGCGCGCTTCCGCAGTTCATAGACTTGCTGGCGGGTATGGTCTCCGGCTTGGAGCTCCAGGCCGTCGATGGCGACGGAACCGGCCGTCGGCTCGTCCAGAAAGTTGATGCACCGCAGAAGCGTGGTCTTGCCCGTTCCCGATGGGCCGATGATCGCGATGACTTCGCCTTTCGCGACGTCCAGATCGATCCCCTTCAGGATCTCCAACGGGCCAAACTGCTTGCGAAGCCCTCGGATGCTGATCATCACACGCCGCCTCTCTGCCTGTTCAGACGCCTTTCCAGCCTTTTCTGCGCGAGGGAAATCAGCTTGCACAGAATGAAGTAGATGATGAAGGCGTCCATATAGGTCTCCATGTAACGACTGCTGGAAGTGCCCAGCAGCGAGGCTTCGGCCATGATTTCCCGCACGCCGAGGGTAAAGGCCATCGACGAGTTTTTCACGAGGGAAACGAACTCGTTGCCCAGGACGGGAAGGGCGACTTTGGCGGCCTGCGGCAAGATGATATGGCGCATTACTTGCAGATCTGTCATGCCGACGGAAAGCCCGCCGTCGATCTGGCCCTGTGGTACGGACTCGAGCGCGCCGCGCATGTCTTCGGTCATGTACGACGCCGCGTTCAGCGTCAGGCCGATAACGGCCGCCGTATAACCGGAGAGCTTCACGAAGACTGGGAAGATCTGCGGGAGGCCATAATAGATGAAAAACAGCTGCACTAAAAGCGGCGTGTCGCGGAACAGATCGACGTAAACGTCGACGACGGTGCACCATCCCCGAATTCGATAATAACGGACGAGGGTGATCACCAGTGAAAGCGCCAGAGTACACAGCATGGAGACAACGGCAATCTTGAACGTCATGCCTGCGTATTTGAAGATGGTCGGGAATTGTCGAATGGCATAAGCCGAATTAAAATTCATGATTTATCAATTCTCCTGAATCTCTGGTCCCGTAAAAAAGCGGGACTCCTCGGAGCCCCGCTGTACGTTGTACCTTCCTGCGGCGTACGATACGCGATACGTCCTTCTATTCGACGCGGGAGATGTCGACGCCGAGCCACTTGACGCACAGCGCTTTCAGCGTGCCGTCTTTGGCCATCTCCGCCAGAGTGTCCGAAAAAATCTGCGCCAGCAGCCGACCGCGCTCCGTATCCTTGCGGAAGGGGTAGGCGCATCGAGCCGCCATAAAGGCGGGGCAAGACGCGACGGCGAGGTTCATGTTGCCCTTATTGCTCATATCCATGCCGGCGACGGGATTCATGTAAGACGCGTCAATTCTCCCAATAGAAACGTCGTAGGCGTTGGTAGACGTTTCGTAGGGCGCGATCTCAAACTGCACGCCCTGTTCCTTCTGAATGGCCAGCAGCTGATTGTAAGCGGACTGGCCGCTGGCAACGCCGATTTTCTTTCCCGCCAGATCCTTGAAGGAAGAGATGGAATCCTCTTTTCCCGCCCTGACCAGGAAGCGGTTGCTATCCTCGATATAGCTTTTCGAAAAAACGTATTTCGCCTGCCTCTCCTCGGTGATCGTGATCGTTTCGGCGACGGTATCGATGCGTCCCGAGTCCAGCTGGCCGAACATGCTGTTCCATGCGGTGACCTGGCACTGGATGTCGAGACCGTTTCTTTTGGCGATTTCTTTCATGACGGCGACTTCAAAACCGTCCACTTCGTCTTTGTTGTTCAGGTAGCAATACGGGGGATACGCTCCGTCGATGCCGGCCCGGACGATACCGAGATCCTTTTTCGCCAAAGCGGCTTCCGCGTTTTCGCACACGAGGGCTCCCATTAACAGAGCCAGCACCGCGACCATTTTTTTGCGACCCATTTGGATTTCCTCCTTGATGATCGATCAATACAAAACTAGCGGCTGCCGTTCGATGACGGCGGCGCTTCCGAGCCGTCCGAGGCGCTGGCCAGCGAGGGAAAAGCGTTCACCTCCTCTTGCGAGCCTTTCTGAAAACGTCGTCCGGCCGTTTTTTATCTGGAAAAATACCGGTACAGCACTTTGGTGAACGAAGGAATGTTGGTCTGGGGCGCTGCGGCGCCGTTGGCGGCGGTGTAGGCGCTCTCCGCGGCGAGGCAGTTCGCGGCATCGGCGATCAGTGTTGCGCCAGTGACGCCGGAAAGCCCCGTTTTGCAACGGAAGAGGCGGGCCAGCAGCTCGACGGCTTCCATGCTGCTCACGAGGGCGAAGGCGGCGAACATGCAGATGCCGAGGTTCTCGAGGACGAAGATCTGACGGTACATCAGTGTCATGTCGTCGACTCCGGTGAGTTCTTCGTAGGCGAGGTCCATTTTCACGGTGAAGCTTTTCTCGTCGGTGATGGCCGGCCGATCCGTCAGCTTGCGCAGCGCCGGGTTATCGGGAAAGGCGGCGGCGATACCTTCCGTGCGGGAACCGATTAGACGCCCGGCTTTGCTGCCGCGTTCGATCTCGTCGACGAGCGCGAGCAGCGCCGGCTGGCTGGGAGCGAGTCCCTTGGCGGCGAAGTAGCTTCTGGCGGCCGTAACGAACTCGGGAAGCACTAGGCACAGGCTGCGGAGCCGTCGCTGGAGCCGCCGCGTGAAATCTTCGTCGTCGATCCCGAAGCAGTTTTTGAGGGCGGCGACGAGTTCGCTCTGATCCGGCGCGTCGTAGGTCGCGCCGTCGGCAGCGCTGTGCCGGTTGAGGCAGCCGATCACGCACATGGGGGCGCAGCAGTAATTTTTCTTTCGGGACGACGGGCGCTTTTCAGACGCGGCGACGCGCGGCGGGGGAGGCGATTTCTCCATCGCGCCGCCGCTTTTGAGCAGGCGCAGCAGCGTGATCGAACCGTGTGCGGGTAGAGCGGAACCGCAGATTTCGTTGCGGACGATGAGCGAAGCCAACTCTTTTCCGGTGCGGGCGAACTCCTCCGGCGCGGCGCATTCGCGCGAAAAGTAGGCGCTGCCGGTGACGACGACCGCGCGCAGTCCCTTGCTTCCCGGGATGTCTCCGAAGCCGCTGCGCGGGCAGCTGTACTCGGGTTCACCGTCGGGGTACGTGCAGAAAAAGGTGGAAAGCGGCATTCTCATGTCACCGGCCATTCCCGTGCCGACGATGGCCGCTTCGCGGCCGAAACGGGATTTGAGCGCGGTGACGAGGTCGTCGGTGTAGAGAGCACCAAGCTCGGGCATATGAAGCAGTTCTGCCCCGTCTTCGCCGATGTGCAGCACGGCATTGCCGTCGCGGTCCGCGCCCTTGATGACTACCGCGCAGACATTCAGCGAGCCAAGTTTCTGCGGCATGTTGCCCGTCACGTTGCAGACCTGGATCGAGGTCTCGCCGCCTTTGGCGAGAACGGTCATCCGCCCGGCGCTGGGGGCGCGGCAGCCGGCGAACAGCCCCGGCGCGAAAACCAGCGCATTCTCCGGCGCATAGCGGCCCGTTTTCAGCGGTGTCTCCGCGGCCAGCAGTGCCACTGCCAGCCCGCGGCCGTAGAGCTTTTCCCTGCGGATGTCGTATTCTCTGTGTTCGATGCGTCCCGTCGAGAGGTCTACGGTATAGATTTTTTCCACGGACGTTCACTCTTTTCGTGTGGTATTGGGGGCCATGAAGAAGCCGTGGCTGCAGGGGAACAGCTCAATGTCTCCGTAGACGAGGGACAGTTTTTCTCTGAGTTCCTCGCGCGAAGCGTCCTTCATGGTGATCTCGCCGGTCAGAGCGCCCGCTTTGAGCAGCAGCAAGCGGTCGCAGTAGCGCATGGCGAAGTTGGGGTCGTGTAGGGTGATCAGTCCCGCTTTGCGTTCGCTGTGGATGACCGATCGGATCTTTTCCAGTACCATCTGGCGGTTCAGAAAGTCCAGAGCGCTGTCGGGTTCGTCCATGAGCATCACCGGCGTGTTCTGAACGAGGCAGCGGGCGAGGATTACGATCTGCCGCTGTCCCTGGCTCAGCGCGGCGAAATCCCGGCGCGCGAACGCGGCGCAGCCGAGACGGTCCAGAGTGACTAGCGCGGCCTGCTTCTGTGCTTTCGAGGGAGATTCGAACAGTCCCAGCTGCGTGTTAAAACCCATCATGACGATTTCGAGCGCCGTTTTGCCGGCCATGACGCCGCAGTTCTGCGGGATAAAGGCGATCAGCCGCGCGCGTTCTCTCTCGTTCATGGCGGAGCAATCCTGCCCGTTCACAGCGCAGCTTCCGGACATCGGCAGTAGGCCGCAGGAAGCGTGCAGGATCGTCGTCTTGCCGCTGCCGTTGAGTCCGAGCAGCGCGCAGAACTCGCCGGCGCGAATGTCGAAGCTCACGCTGTGGATGATCTCGTCGCGGGCGTAGGCGATGCGCAGCCCGCGCAGGGAAAAGATCCTGCTCACAGCAGACGCTCTCTTCCGATGCACATGAAGTAGAGCAGCAGCGGCACGCCGATTACCGTGGTGAGGATGGAGATGGGCAGCTCGGCACTGTAGAGCACGCGCGCGAGGATGTCCGCGGCGAGTACGATGAAAGCGCCCGTTGCGCCGCTCATGCAGAGCGTCGTCGAGTTGTTCCGCCTGAGCATAAGCCGCGCGGTGTGCGGCGCGATCAGCCCGGCGAAAGCGACCAGTCCCGTCACGCTGACGATCGACGCCACCAGCAGTGTGGAGAGGATCAGTACGGCGATTCGCGTGGGCTTCAGGCGCACACCCAGCGCGCGGCATTCGTCCTCGCTCAGTCCCATCAGGTCGATCTGACGCCGCAGCAGGATCAGCCCGGCGAGCCCGGCCGCGAACATCGGCAGCACTGCCAGCAGCTTGGCGCGGGTGATGTTGCCGAAGGTCCCCATCTCCCAGTACTCCATGGCTGCCAGCTCGTTTTCCGGGTCGGCGAAGTATTTCAGCGCCATGATCATGGCGCGCGACAGAGCGTTGATCACGATGCCCGCGAGAACGTAGGTGGAGGTGGAGTGCGAGCGCGTCACCCTGACCAGCAGCATGACGCCCGCGACGGCGGCAAATCCGCCGGTGAACGCGCCGACGGCGATGGCGGGCACGCTGAGGGCCGACATGGCGACAATGGCCGCCGCAGCGCCGAGATTCGCGCCGCCGGCCACGCCGATGATGTCGGGCGAGGCCAGCGGGTTTTTGAAAATCGTCTGGTAGACGCTGCCGGCGAAGCCGAGCCCGACTCCGGCCAGCATGGCCATCAGCGTCCGCGGCAGGCGCAGCGTGAAAAACACCTTGCGGGTCATCGCGGGTACGTCGGCGCTGCCACGGAACATGGCGAGTATCTCGCCGGGAAAGATGCGGTATTTCCCCACGCAGATCGAGGTCGCCGCCGCGACCAGAATCGCCAGAAGCGTCAGGATGAAGAATGGCGCGACCGGCCTTTCCAGAGGTTCGGAAGCGTTCATCAAGCGACGTTGCGCCCTGCGCCCCGCATGCCGAGGAAGGCGACGGGTGCGTCCTGTTTTCGGGGCGCGAGGTTCGAGGCGTCCATGTCGAAGCCGTAGAAGGTCTTGTAGAAATTGGCCGCGTCCGCCGCAAACTCAGCCGCGGAATAAAGCTTGGGGTGCAGCGCCGAAACCATCCAGAGCATGCCAAGCACGCCCGACGGTACAGGCGAGTCCCAGGCCTCGAAGCCTGTCGGCATGTTGTACACCATGCCGTTCTTGACGGCCTTGACCTCGGCGAGGTGTTCGTCCGCGGAAATCTCTGCGGCCGTGAAGCCAGGCTGTCCGCTGGCCATGTTGTTGGTCGGGATGATAATGACATCGGGATTCATAGCGAGGATCTGCTCGTAGGACACTTTGGTCCACGAGTCGCCGTCGAGGACGCTGCCTGCGTTTTTCCCGCCAGCCGAGGCGATCAGCGAAGCCTGGTACATGTCGCGCGGGGCGGTGCTCAGGTACGAAGCGGGGCTGCAGAGATAGACCGAGGGTTTCTGGCCGTCGGGAATCGCGGCGGTCAGCTTCTTGACCTTGGCGCTGATCTCGTCGTAACGGGCGATCAGCTTTTTGGCTGCATCGGCGGTTCCGGTCGCCCGGCCGATGAGCGTGATCATCTCGACGAGGCGGCGGTGGTTCTCGGGATTGACGACGAGCACGGGGACGTCCATCTCCGCAAGGGTGGCGGCGTAATCCTTGCCCCGCTTGGGCAGGATGACGAGGTCGGGTTTGGCGGCGATGCAGGCCTCCAGGTCAAAGTTTTTGGCGGATCCAACGTTGCCCACGGTTCCGATCAGCTCGGGCGCGGCCAGTTTGTAAATAGGGCGCACCTCAATCTTCTCCTCAAGGGCGGCCAGGCGGGGTTTGAGTCCGAGCGCCAGACAGGCGGAAGAAGAAATGTAATAGCCGGAAACGATGCGTTTCGGAAGCGCTTTCAGCGTGACCGTCCTTCCGATTTGATCCGTGACTGTGAGCGGAAATTCCGAAACGTTTGGCTGCGCGACCGCCGCACTCGCGCCGAAAAACGCCAGCGTTGCCAAGAGCTGTACCGCGATTCTTTTCATGGTGCCGAATTCTCCTTTTCTTGTTTCTCGGAGCGCGTGTTTCGTTCGCCCCGGGGATCCCTTTTGAATAACGCGTTTCAATGAATTTATCCGCGTTGGTCGAGCGGCATGTTTAAAATTATTTTCAGTAGTGAGTATAACGTAAAGGAATCTTAAGCGCAAGGTGGAAAGACTCTCTTGAAAAAGCTCTTCACTCTAAAAAACGGCGGCCGGAACCGATAATTTTTTATCGGATTCCGACCGCCGTTTCGCGTCGTCTTTCCTGGCGTTTTTATATGAAACGCATTACCATCCGCGTCCCCCGCCGCCGCCTCCCCCGCCGCCGGAAAAGCCGCCGCCGGACGAGCCTCCGAAGCTGCCGCCGGAGGACGAGCCGGGGGCGCACGAGGCGGCGCCGAGGCTGGACGAGAAGCCTTTGGAGAAATCGCTCAGCCCGCGGGCGATGCCGTCGCTTCTCCAGAGGGCGTGCGCGGCGCCCGAGCGCCAGGCGGAGCCGTCGCTCCACGAAGGCTGCCAGGCCGCGGCGGCGAGGACTTTCTCGAAGCGGTTCGCCCACGTTTGGGCGCAGTCCATGGCGACGGCGTAGGGGAGCAGTTCCTCGAAGAGCTGCGGCGTGTCGTCGGGGGCGTTCAGCATCTCCAGGCGGTCTTTTTCCGCGGCGGTGATGAACATTTTCAGTCCCAGCGCCTGCTCGAACTGTTTCCGTCCTTTGTCCGTCCAGAAGATCAGCTTTTTC
This sequence is a window from Pyramidobacter sp. YE332. Protein-coding genes within it:
- a CDS encoding TIGR00366 family protein, whose protein sequence is MRKFLQAMTNVFISLVQRWLPRPFTLSIILSGLVGVLGMMICGKSAADMVNYWGKGFFGLFPFTMQMVLIVVTGHALASAPVVQSMLGALASVPRGPKSAIFIVGFISCLVSYINWGFGLVIGALIAKEVAIKKRGMGIHYPLMIAAVYGGNVLRGPSSAIPLSIATPGHFLEKVCGIIPVSDTLFSSWNMFITVVLFFIIPGLCALLSPSKNDKYPPVELDSAIIEAELKRQEKERAGRIKKADRSPAERLDNSVIIMILLVAAGFWYLYNFFAGQQKFNLNLNTINFAFMMLGLLVHGSPARYSEAVGEAVKSVGGIILQFPFYAGMMGMMRDSGLTVAIANFFVSISSAKTLPLFTFWSGGLINVFIPSGGGQWAVQGPIMMEAARALNADGAKVAMALCWGDSWTNQIQPFWALTILAIAGLGVRDIMGYCLSIALLVGIFISAAFILL
- a CDS encoding uroporphyrinogen decarboxylase family protein — protein: MKSSTDDAPATHTERLQNLLHGKSLDRPLFSAWGHVMNFCDRNAKDFAKATIDFQDANDFDFIKIMSNPYYLLEDMGILLNAPERYDQCVTRSNRLLVPSPKDWGTIAFPDVNAGSLAREREAIRRVIGHYQGTVPVLATIFTPAMWIAYSSLRSEDMDQFGSYIPLLERYLTGHERHVRPALDRFAELNQRYMEALLSDGVSGFFYCTEYARDLWTDRTVFEDFEKRYDLRILDSVRKDSLFNILHVCGVGKLRMDWVLDYPVDAFNWDDRQPGNPSLADVRAATEKILVGGLDRFRDLAGASREEIKTRLLEKIRRATEQAGRDLIVSGGCDWTIGASHRFYIWREVMEELRTTGQGSETFKLYQ
- a CDS encoding amino acid ABC transporter ATP-binding protein, with translation MISIRGLRKQFGPLEILKGIDLDVAKGEVIAIIGPSGTGKTTLLRCINFLDEPTAGSVAIDGLELQAGDHTRQQVYELRKRAAMIFQNFNLFSNMTVLQNITLALKVVQKLGRDQAIRRAEDVLGQVGLSGKRDSYPSTLSGGQQQRAAIGRAMALGTKVMLFDEPTSALDPCLVEEVLAVIKRLAMKHSVAMLIVTHEMQFARDVADRVLYMDDGIIVEDAPPKKLFHCPEDARTRQFLQYYRGTGGGERCEELD
- a CDS encoding amino acid ABC transporter permease, which produces MNFNSAYAIRQFPTIFKYAGMTFKIAVVSMLCTLALSLVITLVRYYRIRGWCTVVDVYVDLFRDTPLLVQLFFIYYGLPQIFPVFVKLSGYTAAVIGLTLNAASYMTEDMRGALESVPQGQIDGGLSVGMTDLQVMRHIILPQAAKVALPVLGNEFVSLVKNSSMAFTLGVREIMAEASLLGTSSSRYMETYMDAFIIYFILCKLISLAQKRLERRLNRQRGGV
- a CDS encoding transporter substrate-binding domain-containing protein, which codes for MGRKKMVAVLALLMGALVCENAEAALAKKDLGIVRAGIDGAYPPYCYLNNKDEVDGFEVAVMKEIAKRNGLDIQCQVTAWNSMFGQLDSGRIDTVAETITITEERQAKYVFSKSYIEDSNRFLVRAGKEDSISSFKDLAGKKIGVASGQSAYNQLLAIQKEQGVQFEIAPYETSTNAYDVSIGRIDASYMNPVAGMDMSNKGNMNLAVASCPAFMAARCAYPFRKDTERGRLLAQIFSDTLAEMAKDGTLKALCVKWLGVDISRVE
- a CDS encoding aldehyde ferredoxin oxidoreductase N-terminal domain-containing protein; its protein translation is MEKIYTVDLSTGRIEHREYDIRREKLYGRGLAVALLAAETPLKTGRYAPENALVFAPGLFAGCRAPSAGRMTVLAKGGETSIQVCNVTGNMPQKLGSLNVCAVVIKGADRDGNAVLHIGEDGAELLHMPELGALYTDDLVTALKSRFGREAAIVGTGMAGDMRMPLSTFFCTYPDGEPEYSCPRSGFGDIPGSKGLRAVVVTGSAYFSRECAAPEEFARTGKELASLIVRNEICGSALPAHGSITLLRLLKSGGAMEKSPPPPRVAASEKRPSSRKKNYCCAPMCVIGCLNRHSAADGATYDAPDQSELVAALKNCFGIDDEDFTRRLQRRLRSLCLVLPEFVTAARSYFAAKGLAPSQPALLALVDEIERGSKAGRLIGSRTEGIAAAFPDNPALRKLTDRPAITDEKSFTVKMDLAYEELTGVDDMTLMYRQIFVLENLGICMFAAFALVSSMEAVELLARLFRCKTGLSGVTGATLIADAANCLAAESAYTAANGAAAPQTNIPSFTKVLYRYFSR
- a CDS encoding ABC transporter ATP-binding protein, whose amino-acid sequence is MSRIFSLRGLRIAYARDEIIHSVSFDIRAGEFCALLGLNGSGKTTILHASCGLLPMSGSCAVNGQDCSAMNERERARLIAFIPQNCGVMAGKTALEIVMMGFNTQLGLFESPSKAQKQAALVTLDRLGCAAFARRDFAALSQGQRQIVILARCLVQNTPVMLMDEPDSALDFLNRQMVLEKIRSVIHSERKAGLITLHDPNFAMRYCDRLLLLKAGALTGEITMKDASREELREKLSLVYGDIELFPCSHGFFMAPNTTRKE
- a CDS encoding iron ABC transporter permease, producing MNASEPLERPVAPFFILTLLAILVAAATSICVGKYRIFPGEILAMFRGSADVPAMTRKVFFTLRLPRTLMAMLAGVGLGFAGSVYQTIFKNPLASPDIIGVAGGANLGAAAAIVAMSALSVPAIAVGAFTGGFAAVAGVMLLVRVTRSHSTSTYVLAGIVINALSRAMIMALKYFADPENELAAMEYWEMGTFGNITRAKLLAVLPMFAAGLAGLILLRRQIDLMGLSEDECRALGVRLKPTRIAVLILSTLLVASIVSVTGLVAFAGLIAPHTARLMLRRNNSTTLCMSGATGAFIVLAADILARVLYSAELPISILTTVIGVPLLLYFMCIGRERLL
- a CDS encoding ABC transporter substrate-binding protein, with translation MKRIAVQLLATLAFFGASAAVAQPNVSEFPLTVTDQIGRTVTLKALPKRIVSGYYISSSACLALGLKPRLAALEEKIEVRPIYKLAAPELIGTVGNVGSAKNFDLEACIAAKPDLVILPKRGKDYAATLAEMDVPVLVVNPENHRRLVEMITLIGRATGTADAAKKLIARYDEISAKVKKLTAAIPDGQKPSVYLCSPASYLSTAPRDMYQASLIASAGGKNAGSVLDGDSWTKVSYEQILAMNPDVIIIPTNNMASGQPGFTAAEISADEHLAEVKAVKNGMVYNMPTGFEAWDSPVPSGVLGMLWMVSALHPKLYSAAEFAADAANFYKTFYGFDMDASNLAPRKQDAPVAFLGMRGAGRNVA